GCGAGGCGCCACGGATCTCGACGGCGTTACGGCCGAAGAATAGCCGTTTCGTCGACAGCGCTTCGGCCAGCTTCATGCGCGGCAGTGCCATCGGGCGCGGCATGCCGCCATTGACGAGCTGAACGAGGAATTCCAACGGCTCCGAATGCCAGACGCCGCCGCGATCGACGACCCGCAGCACCCGTGCGCCATAGGCCTGCAGGGTCTCGCGCATGGCCGTCATCACGTCCGAGAGTTCGTTGACGGCCTGCTCCTCGCTGAGCGAGCGGCCGTCCGTGTCGTGGCGCCCGAACAATTTGCGCAACACGACATCGACCGTGCCGACACTGCCCTGGAGTTCTCGCCGGATGACGGTGAGATAGATGTCGTTCACGAACATCCGCCGCTGGCGCAGCCCGGCGGTGTAGCGTTCGTCGAGCTCGCGACAGAAATCGTTGTCGAAGGTCGAGGCGATCGAAGGCTTCACCTCGCGCCGGACGATATGGGTGTAGAGCGCGTAGCGCGACGAGCCCAGCGCCCGCAGGAGATCGTTGCGGCCGAGCAGTCGTGAATTGACCTCACTGATATCGGCTGTCTCGAAACAGAAGCCGGAGAGGTGCAGGAACGACATCAACATGCCGTCATCCGTGCGGATCGTCTCGTCGGAGACGTGCCGCGAATACGGAATATGCGAGCCGACCGGGTTCTCGCGTCGCGACACCGCTCCAAAGCTCAGCTCGTCCCGCAGTGCCCGCGCGATCACCATGGCTAGACCCGGTAGCTCGTCGCGCCCCAGAACCCCCTGCTCCGGGGCGGGACCTTTCGGCCGCGGATCAGCATGATCTCGAAGATCGCCGGATCGCGCACGATCATGATCCGGCCGATCGCGTAGAGCGGCAGGATGGTCAGCAGCATCAGGAGGTTCTTCGTCACGAGAAAGATGACGGCGGAGAAGACGCCGATCAGCATGAAGAACTGATAGGGCACGCCGAGAAGGCTCGGCGGTCGGGTCAGTCCCTTCACCAATGGCGTGATCAGCGGCTGATCGACCTCCTCGGCCATGCGATCACCTGCCGACCGCCGATTGGAAGAACTGGACGATCTGAGCCGATCCGAAGACGAGCACGATGCCGAAGATGACCGATCCAGCAAAACCCCAGGTCAGGCGCC
Above is a window of Hyphomicrobiales bacterium DNA encoding:
- a CDS encoding Inner membrane protein forms channel for type IV secretion of T-DNA complex (VirB3) — its product is MAEEVDQPLITPLVKGLTRPPSLLGVPYQFFMLIGVFSAVIFLVTKNLLMLLTILPLYAIGRIMIVRDPAIFEIMLIRGRKVPPRSRGFWGATSYRV